A single Caldalkalibacillus salinus DNA region contains:
- a CDS encoding exo-beta-N-acetylmuramidase NamZ domain-containing protein: MLGKYAAIFMSVVLIMAMVTSVSADASLSVQTQSGNKDEASLSLGVERLLTEETDLVSGKKVGLITNPTGVTQELESIVDLLYHHPDVDLTAMYAPEHGVRGDKQAGEYVEYYIDEYTGVPVYSLYGETRKPTEDMLENVDVLLFDIQDVGTRFYTYIYTMAYVMEAAEEYNIPVVVLDRPNPLGGQKVEGPVLHPDFSSFVGMYPIPLRHGMTVGELALLFNEEFGIGSDLTVVEMEGWQRWMYYDDTPLHWVLQSPNMPALDTALVYPGAALIEGTNVSEGRGTTKPFELIGAPYINSTELAETLNDLGLPGVTFRAASFTPAFSKHAGKLSNGVQIHVDDRDVFLPVETGLHIVKTLHDMYPEDFAFINPWGDYFFDLLIGNDQTRLGIMEGESVETITSEWASDLQSFKEMREQYLLYPEHNRGRSPGSEDHPGRGAQPPSQN; the protein is encoded by the coding sequence ATGTTGGGAAAGTATGCGGCAATCTTTATGTCTGTTGTGTTAATCATGGCTATGGTAACTTCGGTGAGCGCTGATGCTTCATTGTCAGTGCAAACACAAAGTGGCAACAAGGATGAAGCATCGTTATCTCTGGGTGTTGAGCGTTTGCTTACAGAAGAAACTGATCTCGTGAGTGGTAAAAAAGTAGGACTAATCACGAATCCAACAGGTGTAACGCAAGAGTTAGAAAGCATTGTTGACCTTCTCTACCACCACCCTGATGTAGACTTAACAGCCATGTATGCCCCAGAGCATGGCGTACGTGGAGACAAGCAAGCGGGTGAATACGTTGAGTATTATATCGATGAATATACAGGGGTACCCGTCTATAGCTTATACGGTGAAACGAGAAAACCGACTGAGGATATGCTCGAAAACGTGGATGTTTTACTTTTTGACATTCAAGATGTTGGCACGCGATTCTATACTTACATTTATACGATGGCCTACGTGATGGAAGCTGCTGAAGAGTACAACATCCCCGTCGTCGTTTTAGACAGACCGAACCCTCTTGGAGGGCAGAAAGTAGAGGGACCTGTATTACATCCGGATTTTTCATCCTTTGTGGGCATGTACCCCATTCCTTTGAGACATGGGATGACGGTAGGGGAATTAGCCCTTTTATTTAATGAAGAATTCGGTATAGGGTCAGATTTAACTGTTGTAGAAATGGAAGGCTGGCAAAGATGGATGTATTACGACGATACACCGCTGCATTGGGTGTTGCAATCTCCAAACATGCCAGCATTAGATACAGCGCTCGTATATCCTGGGGCCGCTTTAATTGAGGGAACGAACGTCTCTGAAGGAAGAGGGACAACCAAACCCTTTGAACTCATCGGAGCGCCTTATATCAACTCGACTGAACTAGCTGAAACGTTAAATGACCTTGGTTTACCAGGCGTAACATTTAGAGCGGCATCGTTTACCCCTGCTTTCTCTAAGCATGCTGGTAAGTTATCTAACGGAGTCCAAATACATGTTGATGATCGTGACGTTTTCCTTCCTGTAGAAACTGGGCTCCACATTGTCAAAACCTTACATGATATGTACCCTGAAGATTTTGCCTTTATTAACCCTTGGGGAGATTATTTCTTTGACCTTCTCATCGGTAACGATCAGACCCGATTAGGTATCATGGAGGGAGAATCGGTCGAAACCATCACAAGTGAGTGGGCATCAGACCTCCAAAGTTTTAAAGAAATGAGAGAGCAGTATTTGCTCTATCCCGAACATAATAGAGGGAGATCACCGGGTAGTGAAGATCATCCCGGTAGAGGTGCACAACCGCCAAGTCAAAACTAA
- a CDS encoding carbohydrate ABC transporter permease, producing MVQPKSQRIIFLMFCILPTLLLFAVFTIYPLFSGLYYSFFEWSGSASDKEFVGLSHYIQLMNDPIIPRTIIHDYFLVVTKVIGIMILATFFAVALTQLRIKEAPFYRVVFFFPNIMSVVVIGILWAFIYNPNLGFVNAGLEAIGLGQYTQPWLGSERWALPSLVLPSVWAGIGLFMLMLMGGILNVPKSLYEVAKIDGATEWQQFWKVTVPLIWPQIKNSILYIIITTLNGSFIIVQVMTQGGPNNATHVMGSYLYQQAFKQYNFGYAATIGVMILIISLITVMIMQFFLRKEKIQY from the coding sequence ATGGTTCAACCTAAATCTCAACGTATCATATTCTTAATGTTTTGTATTCTTCCGACACTGCTCTTATTTGCAGTCTTCACCATTTATCCATTATTTAGCGGTCTTTATTATTCTTTTTTTGAATGGTCCGGTTCAGCTTCGGATAAAGAATTTGTGGGTTTAAGCCATTACATACAATTAATGAATGACCCTATCATTCCTAGAACGATTATCCATGATTATTTTCTCGTGGTCACAAAGGTAATTGGCATTATGATTTTGGCTACTTTTTTCGCTGTGGCGCTGACTCAACTACGGATAAAAGAAGCCCCGTTCTACCGTGTGGTTTTCTTTTTTCCGAACATTATGTCTGTCGTGGTTATTGGGATACTGTGGGCTTTTATTTATAATCCGAATCTAGGTTTTGTCAATGCTGGACTTGAAGCAATTGGTTTAGGCCAGTATACGCAACCGTGGTTAGGGAGTGAGAGATGGGCTCTGCCGAGTCTGGTTTTACCTTCCGTTTGGGCGGGGATAGGATTATTTATGTTAATGCTCATGGGAGGGATTCTGAACGTACCTAAGAGTTTATATGAAGTGGCCAAGATTGATGGTGCCACTGAATGGCAACAGTTTTGGAAAGTGACAGTTCCACTCATATGGCCTCAAATTAAAAACTCTATTCTGTATATTATCATTACCACGTTGAATGGTTCTTTTATCATCGTGCAGGTCATGACCCAGGGGGGACCGAATAATGCTACGCATGTGATGGGCTCTTATCTCTATCAACAAGCTTTTAAACAGTATAACTTCGGGTATGCGGCCACGATAGGTGTCATGATCCTGATCATCTCCTTAATTACCGTGATGATCATGCAATTCTTCTTAAGAAAAGAGAAAATACAATACTAG
- a CDS encoding serine hydrolase domain-containing protein, whose amino-acid sequence MRLRQKVTWVVCALLVLCMATPQSITIADDQSNGYLQAQPFTDEVPSTLAEHAPPPWAKAWMRGEHSQYELREGLPMQVQMRPEPVAEIDEVIKSGMTEGKFPGAVAMVIKEGRIVKHESYGHAVKYQNGHELQPDDQQIETQKDTIYDIASMTKMFTTIAVMQLVEKGEVDLVTSASEYLPELNDEAKRDITVRQMLTHTSGLPAWLPLYTYSDDEERLQVIYDTPLANEPGTTYAYSDLGLILLGQLVERVSGSTLDQYIAKHITEPLGMEDTMFNPPAEWQHRIAATEYQPYIDRGMVQGSVHDENAYSFGGVAGHAGLFSTAHDLAILSQAILNGGVYQGNRILEKSTVVDMLTNQITNEANLAQGLGWQLNRSWFMGELASPSTTGHTGFAGTSFVLDPERETIVILLTNRVHPTRDTGSINPWRQGLANKVAEAIDEHPKQRRANP is encoded by the coding sequence ATGAGGCTCCGTCAGAAAGTGACTTGGGTCGTTTGTGCCTTGTTGGTTCTCTGTATGGCAACACCGCAGTCTATCACGATCGCTGACGACCAGTCCAATGGTTACCTCCAGGCACAGCCTTTTACTGATGAAGTCCCGAGTACACTAGCAGAGCATGCGCCACCGCCATGGGCAAAAGCATGGATGAGAGGAGAACATAGCCAATACGAGTTGAGAGAGGGTTTACCGATGCAGGTCCAAATGCGACCAGAACCTGTCGCTGAAATCGATGAAGTTATTAAGTCCGGCATGACAGAGGGGAAGTTTCCAGGTGCAGTGGCCATGGTCATCAAAGAGGGTCGTATTGTAAAGCATGAGTCGTATGGACATGCCGTAAAATACCAAAATGGACACGAGTTGCAACCTGACGATCAACAAATTGAGACTCAGAAAGATACGATTTATGACATTGCTTCCATGACAAAGATGTTTACGACGATCGCTGTCATGCAGTTGGTAGAAAAAGGAGAAGTTGATCTAGTTACCTCAGCGTCCGAATACCTACCTGAATTGAATGATGAAGCTAAAAGAGATATCACGGTGCGGCAGATGTTGACCCATACATCTGGACTACCAGCGTGGCTGCCGCTGTATACTTATTCAGATGATGAGGAACGTCTCCAGGTCATTTATGACACACCACTTGCCAATGAGCCGGGGACCACGTACGCATACAGTGATTTAGGTTTAATATTATTAGGGCAATTAGTAGAACGTGTCTCTGGTTCCACACTGGATCAGTATATCGCCAAACATATTACTGAGCCGTTGGGCATGGAAGATACGATGTTTAATCCTCCGGCTGAATGGCAACATCGTATCGCTGCAACGGAATACCAACCGTACATTGATCGAGGTATGGTTCAAGGGTCTGTACACGATGAGAATGCTTATTCATTTGGTGGTGTCGCTGGTCACGCAGGATTATTTAGCACAGCCCACGATCTCGCCATTCTATCCCAAGCGATATTGAACGGTGGCGTATACCAAGGAAATAGAATTTTAGAAAAGAGTACGGTTGTAGACATGCTCACCAATCAGATTACAAATGAAGCCAATTTAGCTCAGGGGTTAGGGTGGCAACTTAATAGAAGCTGGTTTATGGGTGAACTAGCTTCCCCTTCTACGACAGGACACACCGGTTTTGCAGGGACGTCCTTTGTCCTAGATCCCGAGCGGGAAACGATTGTTATCTTGCTTACCAATCGTGTACACCCAACACGTGACACCGGTTCCATCAATCCTTGGAGGCAAGGCTTGGCAAATAAAGTTGCAGAAGCTATCGATGAGCATCCAAAACAACGACGGGCCAATCCATAA
- a CDS encoding ABC transporter substrate-binding protein, whose product MNVTKSQKMRWMPLFLFVAIVLLVVGCSSESADSPEEQGSQGGQSADGEISGELEIQYFVGGYGDAWWKEVIADFTEQYPDVTVIEHAGPNINEEMRTRWISNDPPDVVYIDGAGSSETQMIEDGQLMDLTDWASEITLEDGSPLLDSFIVEPNRHEGQLYTLPLVFDTWGMWYNAALFEQEGYEVPTDFESWMNTMTEIRDRESIEPFTTTGQHPYYFLRGVLYPAFASVGGDELLADLVTGQEGAWTSEPVLEVMKKVQRMQEEGMIDEGYAAFNHTQSQMNFLLGQNAFIPVGFWLPNEMANDIPDDFTFGFIPSPMQEPGEPYRIVPDLRPLAIAEEASNPEAAKAFVAFAFNREFAQRFSEYTGAIINLTGVDLTGNDQVPDYLKEANEMFNDPDQVQINSLPHPMSADLETPISNALVALMTGNIDAEEFCERAEAAAADYRD is encoded by the coding sequence ATGAATGTTACAAAAAGTCAAAAAATGCGGTGGATGCCACTTTTTCTGTTTGTGGCTATAGTATTACTGGTTGTGGGGTGTAGTTCTGAGTCGGCCGATTCACCTGAAGAGCAAGGAAGCCAGGGCGGCCAATCAGCAGATGGTGAGATATCTGGAGAACTAGAGATTCAATACTTTGTCGGGGGTTATGGAGACGCATGGTGGAAAGAGGTCATCGCTGATTTTACCGAGCAATACCCTGACGTGACTGTAATCGAACATGCTGGACCAAACATCAACGAGGAAATGAGAACGAGATGGATCTCAAACGACCCACCAGATGTTGTCTACATAGACGGAGCGGGGTCTAGTGAAACACAAATGATAGAAGATGGCCAATTAATGGATCTAACGGATTGGGCCAGTGAGATTACACTAGAAGATGGTTCTCCTTTGCTAGATAGTTTTATCGTTGAGCCTAACCGTCATGAAGGTCAACTTTACACACTACCGCTAGTCTTTGACACTTGGGGAATGTGGTATAACGCAGCCTTGTTTGAACAAGAAGGGTATGAAGTGCCAACGGACTTCGAGAGCTGGATGAACACCATGACAGAGATTAGAGATCGTGAAAGTATTGAACCGTTCACCACGACAGGTCAACATCCATATTACTTTTTAAGAGGGGTACTATATCCCGCGTTTGCTTCTGTGGGAGGAGATGAGCTACTCGCTGACCTTGTGACAGGACAAGAAGGGGCGTGGACGAGTGAACCTGTATTAGAGGTGATGAAAAAAGTCCAAAGAATGCAGGAAGAAGGGATGATAGATGAGGGGTACGCGGCGTTTAATCACACTCAGTCTCAAATGAACTTCTTGTTAGGGCAGAATGCTTTTATCCCGGTTGGTTTCTGGCTACCAAATGAGATGGCCAATGATATCCCGGATGACTTTACATTCGGTTTCATCCCTTCACCGATGCAGGAGCCGGGTGAACCCTACCGTATTGTACCAGACTTACGACCGTTGGCGATTGCCGAAGAAGCTTCAAATCCTGAAGCTGCTAAAGCCTTTGTGGCATTTGCATTCAATCGCGAGTTCGCACAACGCTTCTCTGAATATACAGGGGCAATTATTAACTTGACGGGGGTTGACTTAACGGGCAATGATCAAGTACCAGACTACCTGAAAGAAGCGAATGAGATGTTTAACGATCCAGACCAAGTTCAGATCAACTCTCTGCCGCATCCGATGAGCGCAGACTTAGAAACACCAATCAGTAACGCACTTGTAGCACTGATGACAGGTAATATTGATGCAGAAGAATTTTGTGAGAGAGCTGAGGCCGCTGCAGCCGATTATAGAGATTAA
- a CDS encoding sugar ABC transporter ATP-binding protein, whose amino-acid sequence MEGIHKTFSGVEVLKGVQFNLVSGECHALMGENGAGKSTLMKILSGIYRKDKGQINVKGETVHFSGPLDAISQGIAVIHQELNIIAELTVVENLFLGRELTYGKSGVLRWREMVNEATKYLERLELKIDPTMTAGALSVGQQQMLEIAKALSMNADVLIMDEPTASLTGKETETLFHIIRQLKRAGVGIVYISHRLEDIFAICDRITVLRDGAYIGTEATQKIDFNHVVRMMVGRDIGEQFPVRKTNLGDVCLEVEDLTRDHHLHHVSFSIREGEILGIAGLMGAGRTSLVRAIFGAEPIERGTIKLNQQLMHIRSPLDAITHGIAFVTEDRKHEGLFLDMSVKENLSMNHLDQVTHVPRWISSNKEESFVEHKIKQLNIKTSHLDQLVRKLSGGNQQKVVIGRWLGVQPKVLILDEPTRGVDVGAKKEIYQIMNALTEQNVAVIMVSSELPEILGMSDRVLVMHEGRVTADLPIREADQERIMHAATGGKNLESSTNI is encoded by the coding sequence ATGGAGGGCATCCATAAAACTTTTTCAGGTGTTGAAGTTTTAAAAGGGGTTCAGTTTAATCTAGTAAGTGGAGAATGCCATGCCTTAATGGGGGAGAACGGAGCCGGTAAATCCACTCTAATGAAAATATTAAGCGGCATATATCGTAAAGACAAAGGTCAAATCAATGTGAAAGGGGAAACAGTCCATTTTTCAGGTCCTCTCGATGCGATATCTCAAGGGATTGCCGTTATTCATCAGGAATTAAATATCATAGCCGAACTCACCGTCGTCGAAAATTTGTTTCTAGGACGAGAGTTAACCTATGGTAAGAGTGGGGTATTACGTTGGCGTGAAATGGTCAATGAAGCTACAAAATATCTTGAACGTCTGGAGTTGAAAATAGACCCCACCATGACAGCGGGAGCCCTTTCCGTCGGCCAACAGCAAATGCTAGAGATTGCCAAAGCGCTTTCCATGAATGCAGATGTTCTTATTATGGACGAGCCCACTGCTTCTCTGACTGGTAAAGAAACCGAAACTTTATTTCACATCATCCGGCAACTTAAAAGAGCAGGTGTGGGAATCGTGTACATTTCCCATCGACTTGAGGACATTTTTGCTATATGTGACCGCATCACGGTTCTTCGAGACGGCGCTTATATAGGGACTGAAGCAACACAGAAGATTGATTTTAATCATGTTGTTAGGATGATGGTCGGGCGAGACATTGGAGAACAATTCCCTGTTAGAAAGACCAACTTGGGGGATGTATGTTTAGAGGTTGAGGATTTAACTCGGGATCATCATTTGCACCACGTGTCATTCTCTATACGGGAAGGCGAAATACTTGGCATTGCTGGGCTAATGGGGGCAGGGCGGACATCGTTAGTACGCGCTATTTTTGGGGCGGAACCTATAGAGCGTGGCACCATTAAGCTGAATCAGCAACTGATGCATATTCGTTCACCGTTGGATGCCATTACCCATGGAATCGCATTCGTGACTGAAGATCGTAAGCATGAAGGTCTGTTTTTAGATATGTCTGTCAAAGAGAACTTGTCGATGAATCACCTTGATCAAGTGACACATGTTCCACGATGGATTTCCTCCAATAAAGAAGAGTCATTTGTAGAACACAAGATAAAGCAGCTTAATATCAAAACATCACACCTCGATCAGCTGGTACGAAAACTGAGTGGTGGGAATCAACAGAAAGTGGTCATAGGTAGATGGCTCGGTGTCCAACCAAAGGTACTGATCTTAGATGAGCCTACTCGAGGTGTTGATGTCGGAGCCAAAAAGGAAATCTATCAAATCATGAACGCATTAACAGAGCAAAACGTAGCGGTCATCATGGTTTCTTCGGAACTACCTGAGATATTAGGTATGAGTGATCGGGTGTTAGTGATGCATGAAGGTAGGGTGACAGCTGATCTACCCATAAGAGAGGCAGATCAAGAACGGATTATGCACGCTGCAACGGGAGGTAAAAACCTTGAGTCTTCCACAAATATCTGA
- a CDS encoding ABC transporter permease subunit: MVGLMLIVIVLSILTPNFLTLSNVLNILRQVSINALIALGMTFVILTGGIDLSVGAILALSGALTAGMLVSGADPILAVGVGLLAGTMMGAFNGWIIAKGKVAPFIATLATMTIFRGLTLVYTDGRPISGLDNDVFHMLGAGYFLVVPLPAIWMLVSFIVLYFILKKTTFGRHVYAIGGSEEASRLSGIRVDRVKIYVYGLSGLLAALAGIIMASRLDSAQPNAGFTYELDAIAAVVLGGTSLSGGRGWIIGTLVGALMIGVLNNGLNLLNVSSFYQQVVKGSVILLAVLLDRKKA; the protein is encoded by the coding sequence ATGGTAGGACTGATGCTCATCGTTATCGTCCTATCCATTCTCACTCCGAACTTTCTTACATTGAGTAATGTACTTAATATTTTACGCCAAGTGTCTATTAACGCCCTAATCGCACTAGGGATGACATTTGTCATTTTGACAGGCGGTATAGACTTGTCCGTTGGGGCTATATTAGCGCTATCAGGTGCCCTTACGGCTGGTATGCTCGTTTCAGGTGCTGATCCAATCTTAGCTGTAGGTGTCGGTCTGCTCGCTGGGACAATGATGGGAGCGTTTAATGGATGGATCATCGCAAAAGGAAAAGTAGCCCCTTTCATTGCCACATTAGCAACGATGACCATTTTTCGTGGTCTGACATTAGTGTATACGGACGGACGGCCTATATCAGGGTTAGACAACGACGTTTTCCATATGCTCGGGGCGGGATATTTCTTGGTGGTGCCTTTGCCTGCTATTTGGATGTTGGTCAGCTTTATTGTCCTATATTTTATTTTAAAGAAGACGACATTTGGAAGACACGTCTATGCCATTGGAGGTAGTGAAGAAGCTTCTCGACTCTCAGGTATACGAGTCGATCGGGTTAAGATCTATGTTTATGGCCTTAGTGGTTTACTGGCTGCTCTAGCAGGTATTATTATGGCCTCTCGCCTAGATTCAGCTCAACCCAATGCCGGATTCACCTATGAATTAGATGCGATAGCTGCCGTCGTCTTAGGGGGAACTAGCCTAAGCGGTGGGCGAGGGTGGATTATAGGGACGCTCGTTGGCGCGCTTATGATAGGTGTCTTGAATAATGGCTTGAATTTACTCAACGTATCTTCCTTCTATCAGCAGGTCGTCAAAGGGAGTGTCATACTGCTGGCCGTATTACTCGACCGTAAGAAGGCGTAA
- the rbsB gene encoding ribose ABC transporter substrate-binding protein RbsB has product MLTIHMNKKTLTYLLSAVCMVVLMTGCTTESPVNGEDVNRSDRDDETLVIGLSISTLNNPFFVSLKEGAEQEADNQGVEIITVDAQDDPAKQVADVEDLVQQNVDILLINPTDGDAIVTAINTANDAGIPVITVDRAADGGEVLAHVASDNVAGGVLAGEKIIELVGDEGHIVELEGIAGTSAARDRGEGFNQAMSQSNLSVVASQPADFDRAQGLSVMENILQAQDNIDAVFAHNDEMALGALQAIEAANRDIIVVGFDATDDAVQAVEEGRMAATVAQQPTLIGQIGVESAVAHLQNESIEETIPVELELVE; this is encoded by the coding sequence ATGTTGACAATTCATATGAACAAAAAAACCCTTACTTATTTGTTATCTGCTGTATGCATGGTGGTTTTGATGACGGGGTGTACGACTGAATCACCTGTAAATGGGGAGGATGTCAATCGGAGTGATAGAGATGATGAAACGCTGGTTATTGGGCTCTCTATATCAACGCTAAACAACCCTTTCTTCGTGAGTTTAAAAGAGGGAGCGGAGCAAGAAGCTGACAATCAAGGGGTGGAGATCATCACAGTTGATGCCCAAGATGATCCAGCTAAGCAAGTGGCAGACGTTGAGGATTTAGTACAACAAAACGTGGATATCCTGCTGATCAACCCGACGGACGGTGATGCGATTGTAACGGCCATTAATACTGCAAATGACGCAGGCATCCCTGTCATTACAGTGGACCGAGCTGCAGACGGTGGTGAGGTGTTAGCCCATGTTGCATCAGATAATGTCGCAGGCGGTGTTCTGGCTGGCGAGAAGATCATTGAACTTGTCGGAGATGAAGGCCATATTGTTGAACTGGAAGGGATTGCGGGCACTTCTGCCGCACGGGACCGTGGTGAAGGTTTTAATCAAGCGATGAGCCAATCAAACTTAAGCGTTGTAGCCAGTCAGCCTGCAGACTTTGACCGCGCGCAGGGGTTGAGTGTCATGGAGAATATCTTACAAGCACAGGATAACATCGATGCCGTATTTGCGCATAATGATGAAATGGCCTTGGGTGCATTACAAGCCATAGAGGCGGCGAACCGTGATATTATCGTTGTGGGCTTTGATGCCACAGATGACGCTGTTCAAGCCGTAGAAGAGGGCAGGATGGCTGCAACGGTTGCCCAACAACCCACACTGATAGGTCAGATCGGCGTTGAATCTGCTGTTGCACATCTACAGAACGAAAGTATCGAAGAGACCATCCCCGTTGAATTGGAATTAGTAGAATGA
- a CDS encoding glycoside hydrolase family 3 N-terminal domain-containing protein, with the protein MRVTLHLLLVLGLLCSQIIVGQQPSQANDDVAPSDVIIYQNVPEVTVSDVKTAESGRPQLELDALAIYTDGDVRLTETNLTWTSTNQNVATVDQNGRVTLTEQNGRTFITVTNGMHEDRIAIDYKVNAPNADKHKGKPNEAVQILKETGDRYDIVAKIRAQMTLEEKVGQMLMPDFRYWDGQAVVEVLPEIEEMIREYHVGGVILFRENVVSTPQIIELVNGYQAAAEKLGLLLAIDQEGGIVTRLQNGTDLPGNMALGATRSEDLAFQAGDVIGNELEVLGINMNLAPVVDVNNNPDNPVIGVRSFGEDPTLVGDMGVSYVHGLQQNGVAATLKHFPGHGDTAVDSHLGLPEVPHDKERLRDVELYPFQRAMDAGVDAIMTAHVTFPMIDDQKAISRKDGEEIAIPATLSYPVLTELMREEMGYQGVVMTDAMNMNAITDHFGSVDATIRAVKAGADIILMPVGLEEVFNGILDAVHEEEISEERINQSVERILALKLSRGILKSETFESTEEQIEQAEKVIGSEAHQAIEQNIADQSVTLLKNEGVLPLKPQTDENIVVIGQSFVSSLTEAVEEHHDNVSLIQLQSSQRTLTSEQEQLVQEADYMIVGSYTYNVAGRSPDHPHMQLFQQLQAMNKPMVGIAIRNPYDIMGYPHVNAYLAQYGFREASFKATADILFGEKSPTGQLPVTIPNLEGGVLYEYGEGLDFGE; encoded by the coding sequence ATGAGAGTGACACTACACCTGTTACTTGTACTAGGGTTACTATGTTCTCAGATCATCGTCGGTCAGCAACCGTCGCAAGCCAATGATGATGTAGCGCCTAGTGATGTCATCATCTATCAGAATGTACCTGAAGTAACAGTATCCGACGTCAAGACAGCTGAGTCAGGCAGGCCTCAGTTAGAACTTGATGCCTTAGCGATATATACCGATGGTGATGTCCGTCTGACGGAGACCAACCTGACGTGGACATCAACAAATCAGAATGTGGCCACAGTTGACCAGAACGGACGGGTCACATTGACGGAGCAGAACGGGAGAACATTTATCACGGTCACCAATGGTATGCACGAGGATCGTATTGCTATAGATTATAAAGTGAACGCCCCGAATGCTGATAAGCACAAGGGAAAACCAAATGAAGCAGTACAAATCTTGAAGGAGACGGGTGATCGATATGATATCGTAGCGAAGATACGAGCACAAATGACCCTAGAGGAAAAAGTGGGCCAAATGCTAATGCCCGATTTTCGCTACTGGGATGGTCAGGCTGTTGTCGAAGTCCTGCCTGAAATAGAAGAGATGATACGCGAGTACCACGTGGGAGGCGTGATTTTATTCAGAGAGAATGTGGTGTCCACGCCTCAAATCATTGAACTCGTTAACGGATATCAAGCGGCTGCAGAAAAATTAGGCTTATTACTCGCCATCGATCAAGAAGGGGGCATTGTGACACGTCTTCAAAACGGGACCGACCTACCAGGAAATATGGCACTCGGAGCCACTCGATCTGAAGATTTAGCGTTTCAAGCAGGAGACGTCATCGGCAATGAGCTGGAGGTCCTTGGTATTAACATGAATTTAGCCCCAGTTGTTGATGTGAATAATAACCCAGATAATCCTGTTATTGGTGTACGTTCCTTTGGAGAAGACCCTACTCTCGTAGGAGACATGGGGGTTAGCTATGTCCATGGACTACAGCAAAATGGCGTGGCAGCAACGCTCAAACATTTCCCGGGACATGGTGACACAGCGGTAGATTCGCATCTAGGTTTACCAGAAGTCCCTCATGATAAAGAACGATTACGTGATGTAGAGCTTTATCCTTTCCAAAGGGCGATGGATGCAGGTGTCGATGCCATCATGACAGCGCATGTCACTTTTCCAATGATAGATGATCAAAAAGCCATATCTAGAAAAGATGGGGAAGAGATCGCCATTCCCGCCACGTTATCTTATCCTGTCCTCACAGAGCTCATGCGTGAAGAGATGGGGTACCAAGGTGTTGTCATGACAGACGCGATGAACATGAATGCCATCACGGATCATTTCGGTTCAGTTGACGCTACCATTCGCGCGGTTAAAGCGGGTGCCGATATTATTTTGATGCCGGTCGGATTAGAGGAAGTCTTTAACGGCATACTGGATGCTGTTCATGAAGAGGAAATTTCAGAAGAAAGAATCAATCAATCGGTTGAAAGAATACTGGCGCTTAAATTAAGTCGTGGGATACTGAAGTCAGAAACATTTGAATCTACCGAAGAGCAAATTGAACAAGCAGAAAAAGTGATCGGGTCTGAGGCCCACCAAGCCATAGAGCAAAACATTGCTGATCAGTCGGTGACCCTGTTAAAAAATGAAGGGGTACTGCCATTAAAGCCTCAAACCGACGAGAATATAGTTGTCATTGGTCAGTCTTTTGTGTCATCGCTGACTGAAGCCGTGGAGGAACATCATGACAACGTATCACTGATTCAACTCCAATCGTCACAACGCACGCTGACAAGTGAACAAGAACAACTAGTACAAGAAGCGGATTACATGATTGTAGGGTCCTATACATATAACGTAGCCGGGCGCTCACCAGATCATCCCCATATGCAACTGTTTCAACAGTTACAGGCCATGAATAAACCGATGGTCGGGATCGCCATTCGTAATCCTTATGACATTATGGGATATCCTCACGTGAACGCCTATTTGGCCCAATATGGTTTCAGGGAAGCGAGCTTTAAGGCCACGGCAGATATCTTATTTGGTGAAAAGTCTCCAACAGGTCAGTTACCTGTGACCATACCGAACCTTGAAGGTGGCGTGTTATATGAGTACGGGGAGGGGTTAGATTTCGGAGAGTGA